In Nicotiana tabacum cultivar K326 chromosome 21, ASM71507v2, whole genome shotgun sequence, one DNA window encodes the following:
- the LOC142175359 gene encoding uncharacterized protein LOC142175359 translates to MAEDYELWDVICDGPYVPTKKVGEPVVMVPKTRKEYNDADRKTVEKNFRAKKILVCGIRPDEYNMIPAYQSAKEIWEALKTTHEGTTQVKQSKIDMLTTRYELFKMKDDESIQDMHTRFTSIINELHSLGEIIPRNKLVRKVLSVLYSSWESKVDAINEAKGLQTLTMDKLQEHFKHNSDKAAKRNPVPDKRFKRKNTADNVVKQALAAWGDSSSKSEEENDAGDSSMLAVESEANEYDSIFTLMDQSDDDEDDDNDTVNFRDVQRNLKSYSPKKLMSLANVLIDAYHSLVSDKDALTIELGNVEQTNDDMVVCAVDLKETIENLKNEKEVLTEKIASVEHERDDLMNALVEKVAITEQERDDLLVVIADLEETIEELKADSKPGNSEKGKKIASEAHIKLENELNIVKTSLCEELEKNRQLQAELEKVKNDLEKSLKWTWSSNAITAMYFNNGGNRQGIGFQREKGTMRGSSQQWIMDSGCSKHMTGNAMDFLSLKALQGGNVSFGNRKKGCILGVEKLESLSHTQSRTCIMSMGNKVEFLSKICTVTNLVTGEVKDLVRGLPNSKFKEHKVCDACARGKHVKSSFKPKKDVSTSNPLELLHMDLCGPMRVPIGGGKRYIFVIVDDYSRFTWTMFLRTKDETFKVFVAFVKKIQVKMESKVDCIRSDHGTEFHNAKFDEFCSENGITHNFSAPRTPQQNGVVHDQILLEQNSYELLNGRKPKLTHLRTFGCKCYVLNHGKDHLGKLYAKSDEGIFLGYYSQSKAYKVYNKRTQCMEKSVHVIFNESSSSGEKSNKDDQDSEPLLVPGEIIDMANGKADMMSQVKETNEGNATSSTPTQEEPGTQIITTEAEERVVDAVQSTSQVA, encoded by the exons ATGGCAGAAGACTACGAGTTATGGGATGTTATTTGCGATGGTCCATATGTCCCAACAAAGAAGGTAGGAGAACCTGTTGTAATGGTGCCAAAAACCAGGAAAGAGTACAATGATGCCGACAGGAAAACTGTAGAAAAGAACTTTCGCGCCAAAAAGATTTTGGTGTGTGGCATAAGACCTGATGAATATAATATGATCCCAGCCTATCAATCCgccaaggagatatgggaagctCTAAAAACGACACATGAGGGAACAACTCAAGTAAAGCAGTCCAAGATCGATATGCTCACCACTAGGTATGAGCTCTTTAAAATGAAGGATGATGAATCTATTCAAGACATGCATACTCGATTCACTTCCATTATAAATGAGCTACACTCTCTTGGAGAAATCATTCCTAGGAACAAGCTCGTGAGAAAAGTTCTTAGCGTTTTATACAGCTCCTGGGAGAGTAAGGTGGACGCTATTAATGAAGCCAAAGGTCTACAAACACTGACTATGGACAAGctg CAAGAACATTTCAAGCACAACTCTGATAAAGCAGCCAAGAGGAATCCGGTTCCTGACAAACGCTTCAAAAGAAAAAACACAGCTGACAATGTTGTGAAGCAAGCTCTTGCagcatggggagactcctccagtaagtctgaagaagaaaatgatgcaGGTGATAGCTCCATGTTGGCAGTTGAAAGTGAAGCAAATGAATATGATTCAATATTCACCTTAATGGATCAGTCAGACgatgatgaagacgatgacaatGATACGGTAAATtttagggatgttcagagaaatctgaaatcctattctccTAAAAAACTCATGTCATTAGCTAATGTATTGATTGATGCATATCATAGTCTGGTGAGTGATAAGGATGCCTTAACCATAGAGTTAGGAAATGTTGAGCAGACTAATGATGACATGGTTGTTTGTGCAGTTGACTTGAAGGAAACCATAGAAAatctgaaaaatgaaaaggagGTTCTAACAGAAAAAATTGCTAGTgtagaacatgaaagagatgatTTGATG AATGCCTTAGTGGAGAAAGTTGCTATCACTGAGCAAGAAAGAGATGATCTCCTAGTGGTGATTGCAGACCTAGAGGAAACAATTGAGGAACTTAAAGCAGACTCTAAGCCTGGAAATtctgaaaaaggaaagaaaattgcTAGTGAGGCACATATTAAACTTGAAAATGAGCTGAATATTGTGAAAACTAGTTTATGTGAAGAGCTTGAGAAAAATAGGCAGCTTCAAGCAGAATtggaaaaagtaaaaaatgatcttgagaaatctcttAAGTGGACCTGGTCTTCAAATGCTATTACTGCTATGTATTTTAATAATGgtggaaacaggcagggaatagggttccaaagggagaaa GGAACAATGAGAGGAAGCAGTCAACAATGGATCATGGACAGTGGATGCTCTAAGCACATGACTGGGAATGCCATGGACTTCCTTTCACtgaaagccctgcaaggaggaAATGTATCCTTTGGAAATAGGAAAAAGGGGTGCATTCTTGGTGTTGAAAAATTGGAaagtctctctcacactcaatcgAGAACGTGTATTATGTCAATG GGAAACAAAGTGGAGTTTTTGTCAAAGATATGCACAGTTACTAATCtggtaactggtgaagtg aaggacctggttcgtggcttgccaaattcaaagttcaaagagCACAAAGTATGTGATGCATGTGCTAGAGGGAAGCATGTGAAATCTTCATTCAAGCCAAAGAAGGATGTTAGCACATCAAATCCACTTGAACTActtcatatggatctatgtggccCTATGAGAGTGCCAATCGggggaggaaaaagatacatttttgtgatagtggatgactactcAAGATTCACTTGGACGATGTTTCTCAGAACAAAGGATGAGACCTTCAAAGTATTTGTagcctttgtgaagaaaattcAAGTGAAGATGGAATCAAAAGTGGATTGCATTAGATCCGATCATGGAACAGAATTTCACAATGCCAAGTTTGATGAATTCTGCAGTGAAAATGGCATCACCCACAACTTCTCAGCTCcaagaactccacaacaaaatggagtt gtgcatgatcagatccTTCTTGAACAAAACTCCTATGAGCTGCTAaatggaaggaagcccaagcTGACTCACTTAAGAACGTTCGGGTGCAAGTGCTATGTTCTCAACCATGGAAAGGATCATCTTGGAAAATTGTATGCCAAAAGCGATGAAGGAATTTTTTTGGGGTATTATtctcaaagcaaagcttacaaaGTTTACAATAAAAGGACTCAGTGTATGGAAAAAAGTGTTCATGTAATCTTTAATGAGTCCTCTTCATCTGGTGAGAAGAGCAACAAGGATGATCAAGACAGTGAGCCACTGCTGGTTCCAGGAGAAATCATTGATATGGCAAATggaaaggcagatatgatgagtcaagtGAAGGAGACAAATGAAGGCAATGCAACCTCCTCCACTCCAACTCAAGAGGAACCAGGTACCCAAATCAtaaccactgaagctgaagaaagagtggttgatgcagttcaaAGTACTTCACAGGTAGCATAA